The DNA window CAAGCAGGCGATGATTCCCGTGGGGGCTCAGGTGCTCGAACCGGTCGGCACCGCGCCCGGCGTGGTCGTCCCCGGCAAGCCGACGGTGATCGTGCTGCCGGGTCCGCCGCGCGAGCTGCAGCCCATGTGGCACACGGCCATTGAGACACCCGCGGCGCAGGACGCGATATCCGGGCGGACCGAGTACCGGCAGGAGATGCTGCGGATGTTCGGGCTGCCCGAATCGGGGCTGGCCGAAACGCTGCGCGACGCCGAAATTGCCGTGCCCGGCTTCGCGCGACTCGAGATCACCACCTGCCTGCGACGCGGCGAGATCGAAATGGTCACCCGGTATGAGCCCGATGCCGCGGACGCGTACGCACAGCTGGTCAAGTTGCTGCGGGAGAGGCACGGCCAGCAGCTCTACTCCGAGGACGGCTCGCGCATCGATGATCTGGTGGCGCAACTGCTGGCCGGGCACCGGATCGCGACGGCCGAATCCTGCACCGCGGGACTGCTGGCGGCGCGGCTGACAGATCGGCCCGGCTCGTCGGATTATGTGGCCGGCGGCGTCGTGTCCTACTCGAACGAGGCGAAGACGGAGTTGCTCGGCGTCGACCCGGCGCTGATCGCCGCGCACGGCGCGGTCTCCGAGCCGGTGGCCGAGGCGATGGCCGCGGGGGCGCTGCGGCGCTTCGGGGCCGACACCGCGGTCGCGATCACCGGAATCGCCGGCCCGGGCGGCGGCACCGAGGAAAAGCCGGTGGGCACAGTCTGTTTCAGCGTACGGGCCGACGGCCGCACCGATACCCGCACACTGCGGCTTCCCGGCAACCGCTCGGATATCCGGGAGCGCTCGACGACGGTGGCCATGCACCTGCTGCGGCGGCTATTGGGCAACGACGAGTAGCGTCACGTCACTTCGCTTGCAAGAAAAGCGCTTTGGGTGGTGCCGAATCGGATCCCGGTGGCGTCCTTCCCGATCAGTGTCAACACCGCCACCGTGATCAGCACCGGCACGATGGTCGCCGCCAACGCGAACGGGTAGCCGTGCGATTCGGCGAGGCGTTCCTGGATCGGCAAGTTGAACGCCGCCAGCAGGTTTCCGAGCTGGTAGGTCACGCCCGGGTAGAGGCCGCGGATGGCATCCGGGGACATCTCGGTGAGGTGGGCGGGGATCACGCCCCACGCGCCCTGCACGAAAAGCTGCATCATGAACGAACCCAGGCACAGCATCGCCGCGCTGCGCGAGTACGCGAACAACGGGACGATCGGCAGAGCCAGAATCGCACAGAAGACGACGGTGTAGCGGCGGCTGAATCGCTGCGACAACGTCCCGAAGACCAGCCCCCCGAAGATGGCGCCGACGTTGTAGACCACCACGATCCACTTGACCGTCGTGCTGGACAGGCCGGCGCCCTGGTCGGCGTGCGCGCCAAGGAACGTCGGGTAGACGTCCTGCGTGCCGTGGCTCATCCAGTTGAAGGCCGTCATCAGCAATACCAGGTAGACGAACCGCCGGATGATCGCGCCGTTGCGCAGCACGTCGCGGATCCGGGTGCTGGTGAGCTTCATCTGGTCCTGCGCGGCTTCCCAGACCTCCGACTCCTCCACCCGGTAGCGGATGATCAGGCTGATCAAGGCAGGGA is part of the Mycobacterium mantenii genome and encodes:
- a CDS encoding competence/damage-inducible protein A; its protein translation is MSARAGIVVTGTEVLTGRVQDANGPWIADRLLELGVELAHITICGDRPADIEAQLRFLADQGVDLIVTSGGLGPTADDMTVEVVARFCGRELVLDAEVEEKIANILKKLMARNPAFQSALDPGTFDSLRAANRKQAMIPVGAQVLEPVGTAPGVVVPGKPTVIVLPGPPRELQPMWHTAIETPAAQDAISGRTEYRQEMLRMFGLPESGLAETLRDAEIAVPGFARLEITTCLRRGEIEMVTRYEPDAADAYAQLVKLLRERHGQQLYSEDGSRIDDLVAQLLAGHRIATAESCTAGLLAARLTDRPGSSDYVAGGVVSYSNEAKTELLGVDPALIAAHGAVSEPVAEAMAAGALRRFGADTAVAITGIAGPGGGTEEKPVGTVCFSVRADGRTDTRTLRLPGNRSDIRERSTTVAMHLLRRLLGNDE
- a CDS encoding sialate:H+ symport family MFS transporter, which codes for MYPELTPGPRMLKQVAPARSVGHDADVTNPRQKLTGDQRNSFIAALLGWTMDAFDYFIVVLVYADIAKTFHHSKAEVAFVTTATLIMRPVGALLFGLWADRVGRRLPLMVDVMFYSVVGFLCAFAPNFTVLVILRLLYGIGMGGEWGLGAALAMEKVPVERRGFFSGLLQEGYAFGYLLASVASLVVMDWLGLSWRWLFGLSVIPALISLIIRYRVEESEVWEAAQDQMKLTSTRIRDVLRNGAIIRRFVYLVLLMTAFNWMSHGTQDVYPTFLGAHADQGAGLSSTTVKWIVVVYNVGAIFGGLVFGTLSQRFSRRYTVVFCAILALPIVPLFAYSRSAAMLCLGSFMMQLFVQGAWGVIPAHLTEMSPDAIRGLYPGVTYQLGNLLAAFNLPIQERLAESHGYPFALAATIVPVLITVAVLTLIGKDATGIRFGTTQSAFLASEVT